tttttttttttcgttagGTTTGCTATGAAGTATTCAActtatcttcttttcttttcttttctttttttttggttaggtTCATGTGTCTATAATGGATGTAGTTTGAGTGTTGAATCTGAGGTGGAAAATAGTTGACTTGGCATATACCTACAGTGAAGGTATGTAAGgaaaagtttatttttcatgtttgttgTTTGTAGGTgttgattgtgtttttttcttcccatttATTAGTAttggttgtgtttttttcAAGATTACTTGCTGTTGTAGTGAAGAAGATTATGAACCAAACTAAGTCTATAGGATAGGTAGAATTTCCAACTATGCACAAACATTACATGTAGAACAAGTATACATGCCAGACGTTTATGTGTTTGCAGTAAATGTATTTGTCCAAAAATGGTTtatgtaatatatttgttagCAATTACGTTTGCATTTAAATTTGACAGGTTCTTTTCCACTTGCTTTTGCCATCCTTGATTCTGAAAATGGAGCTAATTAGACATGGTTTCTGCAAACTCTTTCCCGGCCATGAAGATCCTTCAAACAACGTAGTTTCACAGAAACATTGCCCGTAGAAGTAAAATGACGACTTCCTTCACCACACGTATCCTTCCCACACACCTTACCTATATATCAGGTATACATCGCACCTTGTACAATAACAGAACCCAATAGACAATAACAATCATAAAtccaaacaataaaaataccTGGAAGACAGGTTCTGCAACTGgtgttaaaatgtaaaattctTCTGCAAGATTTAGGACTTCTGACCATCGAACTATCATAATATCTATAatattcaaccctaatttGAACAATTCTGCATTGAAGAAGCAAAGAATCTGCAGTGATTGGGTTCAAGGAAGCATGACTGTTTGTAACAATGTGATTTTTGGGATATGTTTGCGatattttcctttctattCAATGACAACGGTCTTAAATGGTTTCAGATTATCACGTAAATTATGATTACCCAATACAAGGCATAAGGGGTAACATTGGAACAaaaaatgactttttttataattaaaaaaaacagattacaacagaaaatatttaaaaaggaatGTAATCCTATGTAGCACAAAAGTTAAAGGACTTGTATCAAAGTCACCAAATCCGAGGATTAAACCCAACTTCTCAATGgaaatttgaatatatatcaacttttctatttattttaacaaatGATTATTGAGATTCACAAAATTATCACATTTGATtctttacatattttttgtgAGATAGTGGGTTCTTAAGGTTTCTCCTGATTCACTAAATTAGTCCTTACTATAAAATTCTGTTACCCAATTATGTTAAATTGTTGACATTATGTTAAATTGTTGACATGACACATCacgtaatatatataaatgttttagagtttcaaaattattaaaaactgttagaaaacaaaaaataaataaataaaacaaatctGGTTATGCAAAGCACATGGCCAAGGAAGATGctctaatattttttatatattcaatttaaGATCACTTTGTAATAATGAGGATGGAGAAGTACAAGTACACCTTTTGACCCCAGAGTAAAGTGAAGTAGCAACTTTTGACCCTAGAACAAAAGTAAAATGCGTGCATGTTTTATTGTTGttattcttattattattattattattttattttgtatcatTGTTGCTCACAAACTCACAACACAAGGcaataagaaaagaagatgaacaTAAAGAATACTTTGGGAACAAACCCTAGTGCTCACAAACAATTTTATATCATTTTCTTAAAGACTCACAttccaaaggaaaaagaaaaggtgtATAAGACTCACATAATCTTATCTCAAAGAAAGTTTAAGACCGCCTGCGACTCAAAACATACTGAAGAGCCAAATGTGTattgaattaaacaaaacacacaCTCTCGTCTTTCAAGATCTTCTTTATAAGAATAAAATAGAGCAAAAAAGATCAGAAAAAGAGCTTTTAATCAATGACTAGAGACTGGAAGAACGATGACATTATCCAAGACAGGTCCACACATATGACCAAAGTCATGAACCTTTGTGTGATAGTAGGCACTGTAAAATGTTATTCTTGTTCTTGGTGAAGTTGCTTGGAACTTGAAGCTTGCAGTTTTGAACCCACCTTTGCCTTGAGACATATAAGGAACTTTTAGGGTTTCCTTACCGGCAAAGGCTTCGACCATCATCGATCCGTGGCAAGCGTTTTTTGCGTCTCCGATGGTGAAGGTAAGGTTGTAGAATTTGTTTGGAATGGTTCTAATAATTTGGGCAATTGCACTTTCTCTCCCTGCAACCAGTTCAATGGCTGCAAGTCCCCCAGGAACTGAGAAGTGCTTCTTGTCAATGTATTTCACAGGCTTCAGGGATTCAATGATCCATCCAGGCAATGGTGAGATTTGGTCCTTTGCCTTGGGAGGGAGGAGGATTCCGGTTGAGAAGTTTTTGAACACATGAGGACCACTTTCAAACCCACCATTTTTCACTAGAGTGCCTGCATATTGGAGAGATTGATAGCATTAGAGGAATGATATTTTTTGGATCAAGTAATGCAGCATGTACTAAAATAGATCTCTAACTCATGTGACAACATTTCTTAGTAACTAGTGATAAACTATTATGTCACATGCCAATTTGGGTGTTGGCTTAAATTTGAGAACCCCCCTTTTGATTTCTTAACTGGATTGAAAATGTGGGGTATCTTTACtagttttcttttgagtttttttattccCAAGCACAACTGTTCATCATATTTAAACCCATTGAAATGCAGACTaacaagaggaaaaaaaaaaaaaaaaaatcacaatccaCCCAAATTAAGCAACATAAACTAAGAGCACCAAAGGtcatcataaagaaaaaaaaatcatacctCTTATGTACTTGAGAGGAAGTATCTCCTTGATTGCAATAGCATCCAATAGGGGCCCACAAGTGGGGTCCTCCTGAACCCCAAGGTTGTGGAATGTCACCTTAACAACCTTGGAAGTAGCCCTAAAAGCCCAAGCATAAGTGTCTCCCCCATCACTGCTATACAGGGTTTGAAGGGAGAGGTCAGCAGACTGGCCAGGTATTGAAATCCTAAGCACCTCATCTTGGGAACAAGTCCTTGTAGCACCAAAGGTTAGTGAGTACACTGAACCTTGGGTAACAACCACATCCTGAGAAATGGAGGCCTCATTGCCAAGCCTCACTGCATGGACCCCACGTGGCACAGGGAAGAAGAAGCCACCTGGCTGGGGCCCACCTTTGATGTACTCCACCAAGCCGCTGATCTCCCATTTTGGGAGGGAATACTTCCCAATGATCACTGTTTTCTTCAAGTTTGAAGGCTTGGGTGCTTCTTCAAAGTGCCCATTTGGGACCTCCCCTGAAAACAAAGATGAAATTTATGAGATTTGAACGAAAGAACTCCTCCAATAAAATGGAGGCCGAAAACCACTAGACCAAAGACTAGTTGGTAAACATAAATCAGTTTAGAATCTGAAAACATTTTGCCAAGGCAACATTTTGCTTAGCATTGGAAATTTGAAACCCACAAAATGTTAAATGGTAAGAACGCTTCCTATATTTAAAGactgtaaaataaaaagacataGGAAATGTGCAcaaaaataagcaaaaagaaaCGAATGTTTACCATCAAGAGGTGCAGCAGCGGCGGCGGCAGCAGAAGCATAACCAGCGCAGAGGGAGAAAAAGGTTaggaagcaaagcaagagagaaaaaggcgCCATATTGTTTTGCAGTGGAAGGAGGAGCTAGAAAGAcccttatatataaaaacaaagggaaCAGCCCAAGTGGGAAATTAAAAATGCAAGTCCATGTGTAACTGtacatattatttaatttcgagccttatttaattatgatttaatTTAAAGTTGGAAAACATATAGAAAATAAGATAAGCAAACACCCTATCCCATGTTAACAAGGGCACCAAATTAGCCGCGAGATGCGTCTTTTTGTCTGTGATTTTTTCAGTCTTACTTTGACACAACAACTAATTAGTCTtttgatatttgtttttatttgattcaaAAAGTTCCACTCACATAAATTACGAATtcgatatatatttataacgAGTTTGAAACTTAATTAATTGTAATAATCGGTATAAGTGTGTATTTGTTCGTTTTAGAAAGTCCTGTAAAAAAATGTTCTTTTTCCACAGGGTTCTGAATGTGCATAGGTCTTTTCCTGTTGGAGGAGCCCACATGAGATTTTATTGCTTGCCGTGATTTGCTCCTtttggaaaatggaaaaatgaGTCAATTGGACCGTTTGGCAATCCCAAGATTATTGTTTATGCAAAGAGCCGGATGATATGCCACATGTTGCTGTGACTGAAAAGGAAGTATTGCTTTAGATTTGAATTTAGATTTGATGAAGTTTAAGTCTTGTGCACGGAAGATGTACATGTTTTGTACTGAATTTGACTTTGATCTCAAGGCTATGTGCTAAGCTTTGCTGTCCCCCTtaaacttgaagaaattgggaTTGGATCAAATTGAAAGAGTAAAAAGCAaaggataaaaataaaatggggaTTGGAGATCCATGATTTTTCATCAAAGTCAAGTTAAAAAGGATTGGAGATCCATGATTTTTCATCAAAGTCAAGTTAAAAAGGAATTGTCTTGTTACTTCTCACTTCCTTTTGGCTGGAATTAAGATTATTCCTTTTGGACTAATTTGTGGACTACTCAGCACACCCTAATCGTGGTTGTTGAGTTTTTAGATGAAATAGGGCATGTTTGTTTGCCAAGAATGGGGAGAAGTCATGAATTGAGGCTATCAGAAAATGGTGTGAAAATTTTGCCTCTTGTGATTGACGGTGGATCCCTCGCCAGGCCAATGGGGCTGTTGACGCCATTGCGGCTATCCCCAGACGGAAGAAGTGCGACAAGGTCTGGCTTAACAGACCCCCTTCTTCCCTTGTGTTTGTTTGTTCTACAATATGATGGTCTTTCTTGCCCCCATGCTAGTTGCTCTTTATGATTGGAGGCAGACATGTAAGACATAGGTATGTCTTGACTCATTAAGTGTGGTCTTATGATCGTACTAAGATTCTAGAGTTTGACATTGATCAAGAGTTTATAATCAATCTAATACGCTACTCTGATAAAGATAAGTGTTTTGAAGTAAATCACTAGAGTTAAAAAGATATATACATAAATGGCCAACTTTTGTCCCTTATTGCATAGCTCTTGGTAGATGCTAGTAATGTAATGCATGCTTGAACAATTGAGTGCAAACATACATCGTCCACACCACACTTGAAATGGATTGGTGACATTACAATGTTCGAAATCTTCCTTGCTAACTTTAGCCAAGTTAGTTATTCCTTCTTTATTGTGGAAATCTGCAGAGAAAACAATCATCGTAAAGAAAGTGTCTGGAGGTACATTCCAACCGAACTCACCTCCTACTGCATATACTGTAGCTTCTAGTATAGGCAACATTACCACTAGTATAACAAGTATAGCCACTTTTAGTTGTTTTTAGCTATTTtctgttgaaaattttggttttttttggttttttggttttttggtttttgttttgggccAACAGTTAGGGAAGGGGAGGAGGTGCAAAATTCCTTACTACTACACTAATAGGGCACTCACGTTTTAAATTCTGGTAATTACGTGAGGGAAGGGGAGGGGGTGCAAAGTCACACACACTTTACAATGCCATACCTCAAACTTAGAACTAGTTggatgaaaacaaaactccTTACTACTACACTAATAGAGCACCCGTGTTTAAAATTCTGGTAATTACGTGAGGTTTCCTAACGTGTTTGTAGAATACCATTTCAACAATTTAGTGGATGCATGCACTTCCATTTCGCTTAGATTAGTATATTTCATGCAATTTTGGCTTTTAGGATGATTCAAGGTATGTTTACTTTTGTTGTCCCTCGCCCCACCTAAAAGGATTCAATTTTACTTTATGGAAATTGTAAATGGCATAGGGTTTTATAATAGTTTTCTGGTCAATAGCCCAAATTGGATGTAATGTTTAGAAAAGCCCAACATCCAGGAGTGATCAAGCCCATGTTAGGAACGGCCCAATGACCAATAACTTCAgtctttaaaattgtttttgaTATAACTAATATTAAGGGAGAAGGGAATCAAAACTAAGAATTGAAATGTAGGGGTATATATATTgtaaaggattttttttttttttacagagaGGGGTGATAACATACTTAACTCACACACAATATACGAATGTTAGGACTCGAAACCAAGACCTTACATATATAGGGGAGCAAGCAAATTCCGTCCATGAAGACCTCAATGTCAGGTAATAAACGAGGCAACTGTGTGTATCGCTCCATTTACATGATCCTAGAGGCTAGACACACAGTTAAAATATCTATAATTTTACATAGGAGGCATCAATGatatataacaaatttaaGCCCTGCGAAGAattagatttattttattttactattCCAAGTTGTCACAGTCAAACTTATCCAGTTACAATCAGCATGGATGCCTATCTGTATATGGTCTTGTATATCaaataatttgttatttttttctttcaataaaacaataatttctgCACATCATGCAAAAACCCGCAAATCCTGGGGTTTTTTTAATCTTCAAATTTATCTGTGtccgaaaaaaaaagaaaaatatgaaatccaAATCCTTTGTCCAAAAGGAGATGCTAGCTCGTATGGGTTAGGGTTTCCAAGAAACTCTCGCTTGATCAAAAGGGAGATTATGAAGTAGCTAGCTGTCATATATATCCGATAGACATTACGAAGTTAAACGCATGCAAACCTAAATTAATTTCACAAATTAAACAGTGTTCAACAAGAAGAAGGACTATGAAATCAGATTAATTACATGAATAATTTCCTAGACCGGAGGAGATTAGGAGTTGTCTTTTCTCCaatatttttgtatatgtaAAGAGGCAGTgtcttttttccaaattaattagTCATAAGCAACAAACTTGAAGGCGACTTTATATGAGCCTGAGATATGGCTAGTACTAGTGACCCTGCTGCTAACAAAGGCAAGGCTCCAGCTTTGTatggtggtgatgatgatgatcgtCATCGCGATATGGTGacgaagatgatgatgatgaaggaaGAGCGTGTTTCCATGGGGATTCCACCGGGGTGGAGGTTTTGTCCTACTGATGAAGAGTTGATTGTGTTTTACTTGAGAAACAGAACCTGGAATAACAGTAGAATCATTCATCTTGATATCTATGACTTCACCCCAATGCAGCTTGCAGGtttatttctctctccctctctctccctcatcattttctttaatGAGTTGTTAATTTTTccacaaatttgttttttagtaGTTTCGAAACTCCGAAAAGTATTTAAcgtatttccaatttttcataaTCTTATTTCTATATTATAGCTATACTGATTTACGCAtgcacttgttttttttttttggttgacaTGCAGAATATTTTGAAATACCAGAGGACCCTGTGATGTTCTACTACACCACAAGGAAACGGAAGTACAAAAATGGCAAACGTCCAAGCCGTACAGCGAATATTGGGTATTGGAAAGCAACTGGTAAGGATACACCGatcaaagaaattgatggcTCATTTGGGGTTAAGAAATCATTGGTATTTTATCTAGgacaacaaaaagaaggaaaaaagaccgATTGGATTATGCACGAATACACACTTCAAAAGGAAGAGGTATGTgta
Above is a genomic segment from Prunus dulcis chromosome 7, ALMONDv2, whole genome shotgun sequence containing:
- the LOC117635568 gene encoding uncharacterized protein LOC117635568; its protein translation is MAPFSLLLCFLTFFSLCAGYASAAAAAAAPLDGEVPNGHFEEAPKPSNLKKTVIIGKYSLPKWEISGLVEYIKGGPQPGGFFFPVPRGVHAVRLGNEASISQDVVVTQGSVYSLTFGATRTCSQDEVLRISIPGQSADLSLQTLYSSDGGDTYAWAFRATSKVVKVTFHNLGVQEDPTCGPLLDAIAIKEILPLKYIRGTLVKNGGFESGPHVFKNFSTGILLPPKAKDQISPLPGWIIESLKPVKYIDKKHFSVPGGLAAIELVAGRESAIAQIIRTIPNKFYNLTFTIGDAKNACHGSMMVEAFAGKETLKVPYMSQGKGGFKTASFKFQATSPRTRITFYSAYYHTKVHDFGHMCGPVLDNVIVLPVSSH